One stretch of Astatotilapia calliptera chromosome 3, fAstCal1.2, whole genome shotgun sequence DNA includes these proteins:
- the LOC113014118 gene encoding GTPase IMAP family member 8-like encodes MDESARRIVVLGKTGAGKSSFANTLCGQPVFEVNHTPSSGTQKCQAKFMSVSGRMVLFIDTPGFIDTKKSEEEMKSEIVSCITECAPGPHVFLIVLKVEKYTEHGKGVIDKMNQYFSDEALRFTIIIFTHGDQLPEEMKIEEFVNESEALSDLIKKCGGRCHVIDNKYWKNNQGDEYRNNQYQVAELLKTIDKIIEANKGGCFTNEMLQGVKKDIQQEEGRIKQSSPNLTEEETAAKEKQSVFDNLMLKAAGVRVGALLGALLGGAIKLMTEERSLGLASETKTVDGRSLTLIDTPGFFDPSRSEKLEHEMLSCITECAPGPHAFLIVLKAEKFTEHEKAVIAQLCEYFSEDVLKYTAVVFTHGDQLPEGMKIKDFVNESEALSDLVRKCGSRCHVIDNKYWKNNQEDEYRSNKFQVAELLNSIEDIVTENNGGYYTNEKLQTLETEIQKEENRTQTDFVIQALTSKRIVLLGKTGAGKSSLANTILGENVFNVCHSPVSEISVPRLVIGSVNGNNISFIDTRSIFDTGMSEQLLRDEIVRCMTECAPGPHAFLIVLKVEKFTQQEQDVIKRICQDFSEDAMKYAAVVFTHGDQLPEGTRIEEFISHNKELSNLVEKCGGRCHVVDNKYWKNNKEDDYRSNRFQVAEILRTIDKISEANNGSCYTNEMLQTIESELQKEEELIRQSSANMSVEQIAIEAKKGVMNKLLIIFAGTATGVLVGAFLGVAKMVTSTFLNLQVHTDATVSLAAIQKGLEGGRLGYAAAEQSESASEAFQKAAKAVLEHTVK; translated from the exons atgGATG AGTCAGCAAGAAGGATTGTGGTCCTGGGAAAAACTGGAGCTGGAAAGAGCAGTTTTGCAAACACCCTGTGTGGACAGCCTGTGTTTGAAGTAAATCATACTCCCTCATCTGGAACACAGAAATGTCAGGCAAAGTTCATGTCAGTCAGTGGAAGAATGGTACTCTTTATTGACACTCCTGGATTTATTGACACAAAAAAGTCTGAGGAGGAGATGAAGTCTGAAATAGTGAGCTGTATCACAGAATGTGCTCCTGGTCCTCATGTGTTTCTCATTGTTCTCAAGGTGGAGAAATACACAGAGCATGGAAAGGGTGTGATAGACAAAATGAACCAATATTTCTCAGATGAAGCTCTTAGATTTACTATAATAATCTTTACTCATGGTGACCAGCTTCCTGAGGAAATGAAGATTGAAGAGTTTGTTAATGAAAGTGAAGCTCTGAGCGATCTGATCAAGAAGTGTGGCGGCCGCTGCCACGTCATTGATAACAAATACTGGAAGAACAACCAGGGAGATGAATACAGGAACAACCAGTACCAGGTGGCAGAATTACTCAAAACCATTGACAAGATTATTGAGGCAAACAAAGGAGGCTGCTTCACCAATGAGATGCTGCAAGGAGTGAAGAAAGATATTCAACAAGAGGAAGGTCGCATCAAACAGTCATCTCCAAACTTAACAGAAGAGGAAACTGcagcaaaggaaaaacaatctGTGTTTGACAATCTGATGCTTAAAGCTGCAGGAGTTAGAGTAGGAGCTCTACTGGGTGCACTCCTTGGTGGAGCAATAAAATTaatgacagaagaaagaagTCTAGGTTTAGCA AGCGAGACCAAGACTGTTGATGGAAGAAGCCTGACTTTAATTGACACTCCTGGTTTCTTTGACCCAAGCAGGTCTGAGAAGTTGGAGCATGAGATGTTGAGCTGTATTACAGAGTGTGCTCCGGGTCCTCATGCTTTTCTCATTGTGCTCAAAGCAGAGAAATTCACAGAGCACGAAAAGGCTGTCATCGCACAATTATGTGAATATTTCTCTGAAGATGTTCTTAAATACACTGCAGTGGTTTTTACTCATGGTGACCAGCTCCCTGAAGGAATGAAGATCAAGGATTTTGTTAATGAAAGTGAAGCTCTGAGTGATCTGGTGAGGAAGTGTGGGAGTCGGTGCCATGTCATTGACAATAAATACTGGAAGAACAACCAGGAAGATGAATATAGAAGCAACAAGTTCCAGGTGGCAGAGCTGCTCAATAGCATAGAAGATAtagtgacagaaaacaatggAGGATACTACACTAATGAAAAGCTCCAAACACTGGagacagaaatacaaaaagaggaaaatcgG acacagacagactttgTCATTCAAG CACTGACTTCAAAGAGGATTGTTCTACTCGGAAAAACTGGGGCTGGGAAAAGCAGCCTGGCCAACACCATACTGGGAGAGAATGTCTTCAACGTATGCCATTCACCCGTTTCTGAAATTAGTGTGCCCCGTTTAGTAATTGGGTCTGTAAATGGAAATAACATCAGTTTTATTGACACTCGTAGTATTTTTGACACAGGCATGTCTGAGCAATTACTCAGGGATGAGATAGTGAGGTGCATGACAGAGTGCGCTCCCGGACCTCATGCTTTTCTCATCGTCCTCAAAGTGGAGAAATTTACACAGCAGGAGCAAGATGTAATCAAAAGAATATGTCAAGATTTCTCTGAAGATGCTATGAAATACGCTGCCGTTGTCTTCACTCATGGCGACCAGCTCCCAGAGGGAACGAGAATCGAGGAATTCATCAGTCATAACAAAGAGCTCAGCAATCTGGTGGAGAAGTGTGGAGGCAGATGCCATGTTGTTGATAATAAatactggaaaaacaacaaagaagatGACTACAGGAGCAATCGGTTCCAAGTAGCAGAGATACTCAGGACAATAGACAAAATAAGTGAGGCAAACAATGGAAGCTGCTACACCAATGAGATGCTACAAACGATAGAAAGTGAActacagaaagaggaagagctTATTAGACAGTCATCAGCAAACATGTCGGTTGAACAGATTGCAATTGAAGCTAAAAAGGGTGTGatgaacaagctgctgattatatTTGCAGGTACAGCAACAGGCGTATTGGTTGGAGCCTTTCTTGGTGTGGCAAAGATGGTCACATCAACTTTTTTGAATCTGCAGGTGCACACAGATGCAACAGTATCACTGGCTGCTATACAGAAAGGGTTAGAGGGAGGTCGGTTAGGATATGCTGCAGCTGAACAATCAGAAAGTGCATCGGAAGCCTTTCAGAAAGCTGCTAAAGCTGTCCTGGAACACACTGTTAAATAG
- the LOC113012982 gene encoding GTPase IMAP family member 7-like: MDGSKRRIVLLGKTGAGKSSTANTLCGEPVFEVTHTASSGTNECQSKYMNISGRSILCIDTPGFFHTDRPGHEMKSEITRCITECAPGPQVFLIVLKVEKYTEHGKGVIDKMNQYFSDEALRFTTIIFTHGDQLPEGMKIEEFVNESEALSDLIKKCGGRCHVIDNKYWKNNQGDEYRTNQYQVAELLKTIDKIIEANKGGYFTNEMLQEVKRDIQQEEGRIKQSSPDSKEEETATKAKQSVFKNLLSKAARVTTGDLLGAFLGGTIQLGKEDSTVGLVGVGVGVALGIAAAAKVAKNNAPTSSSTVPAVSAEPAAK, encoded by the exons ATGGACG GGTCAAAAAGAAGGATTGTGCTCCTGGGAAAAACTGGAGCTGGAAAGAGCAGTACTGCCAACACCCTGTGTGGAGAGCCTGTGTTTGAAGTAACTCATACTGCCAGCTCTGGAACAAATGAATGTCAGTCAAAGTATATGAATATCAGTGGAAGATCCATATTGTGTATTGACACTCCTGGATTTTTTCACACAGACAGACCTGGGCACGAGATGAAGTCTGAAATAACAAGGTGTATCACAGAATGTGCTCCTGGTCCTCAAGTTTTTCTCATTGTGCTTAAAGTGGAGAAATACACAGAGCATGGAAAGGGTGTAATAGACAAAATGAACCAATATTTCTCAGATGAAGCTCTTAGATTTACTACAATAATCTTTACTCATGGTGACCAGCTTCCTGAGGGAATGAAGATTGAAGAGTTTGTTAATGAAAGTGAAGCTCTGAGCGATCTGATCAAGAAGTGTGGCGGCCGCTGCCACGTCATTGATAACAAATACTGGAAGAACAACCAGGGAGATGAATACAGGACCAACCAGTATCAGGTGGCAGAATTACTCAAAACCATTGACAAGATTATTGAGGCAAACAAAGGAGGCTACTTCACCAATGAGATGCTGCAAGAAGTGAAGAGAGATATACAACAAGAGGAAGGTCGCATCAAACAGTCATCTCCAGATAGTAAAGAAGAGGAAACTGCAACAAAGGCGAAACAATCTGTGTTTAAAAATCTGTTGTCAAAAGCTGCAAGAGTTACAACAGGGGATCTGTTAGGTGCATTCCTGGGTGGGACGATACAATTAGGGAAAGAAGACAGCACTGTAGGTTTAGTAGGAGTAGGAGTAGGAGTAGCATTGGGAATAGCAGCTGCAGCGAAAGTAGCTAAAAACAATGCACCAACATCATCTAGCACAGTTCCTGCTGTATCTGCAGAGCCAGCAGCCAAATAA
- the LOC113014111 gene encoding GTPase IMAP family member 7-like: MEVTKTRRIVLLGKTGTGKSSLANTIFGETRLKINHFNDSNACLSQSETKTVDGRSLTLIDTPGFFDPSRSEKLEHEMLSCITECAPGPHAFLIVLKAEKFTEHEKAVIAQLCEHFSEDVLKYAAVVFTHGDQLPEGTKIKDFVNESEALSDLVRKCGSRCHVIDNKYWKNNQEDEYRSNKFQVAELLNSIEDIVTENNGGYYTNEMLQTLETEIQKEENRVRKSAENLSQEEIRKQAKVNIIKRHMENAQKSWLKYFVGFAVITGLFAIVSALLIKSKFGKGSIPSVPVPSGPSVPVPSVPSSP, encoded by the exons ATGGAGG TGACAAAGACAAGGAGAATTGTCCTGCTGGGAAAAACTGGAACTGGGAAAAGCAGTCTGGCTAATACCATATTTGGCGAGACCAGATTGAAGATTAATCATTTTAATGACTCAAACGCATGTTTGTCTCAGAGCGAGACCAAGACTGTTGATGGAAGAAGCCTAACTTTAATCGACACTCCTGGTTTCTTTGACCCAAGCAGGTCTGAGAAGTTGGAGCATGAGATGTTGAGCTGTATTACAGAGTGTGCTCCGGGTCCTCATGCTTTTCTCATTGTGCTCAAAGCAGAGAAATTCACAGAGCACGAAAAGGCTGTCATCGCACAATTATGTGAACATTTCTCTGAAGATGTTCTTAAATACGCTGCAGTGGTTTTTACTCATGGTGACCAGCTCCCCGAAGGAACGAAGATCAAGGATTTTGTTAATGAAAGTGAAGCTCTGAGTGATCTGGTGAGGAAATGTGGGAGTCGGTGCCACGTCATTGACAATAAATACTGGAAGAACAACCAGGAAGATGAATATAGAAGCAACAAGTTCCAGGTGGCAGAGCTGCTCAATAGCATAGAAGATAtagtgacagaaaacaatggAGGATACTACACTAATGAAATGCTCCAAACATTGGagacagaaatacaaaaagaggaaaatcgGGTTAGAAAGTcagcagaaaatctgtcgcAGGAAGAGATTAGAAAGCAGGCTAAAGTTAACATCATTAAGAGACACatggaaaatgcacaaaaatcaTGGCTTAAATATTTTGTGGGTTTTGCTGTCATCACAGGATTATTTGCAATTGTCTCAGCTTTGTTGATCAAATCAAAGTTTGGAAAGGGATCTATTCCATCTGTTCCTGTTCCATCTGGTCCATCTGTTCCTGTTCCATCTGTTCCATCT TCTCCATGA